A portion of the Paenibacillus hamazuiensis genome contains these proteins:
- the nasC gene encoding assimilatory nitrate reductase catalytic subunit NasC — protein MSDFLKHFQKQQTALHPREKTTKTECPYCSVQCTMNLHEEKTIMVSRYSVSPNKEDPVTEGRLCVKGLNAHAHTIDERRLKYPMIRVGGKLQSQSWEEALDWIRGQIQDVQQRYGRDAVGVYGGGSLTNEECYLLGKFARVALQTKYIDYNGRFCMSAAAGASNLTFGVDRGLTNPLEEVPLAKCIILAGTNIAECQPTIMQYFRKARSEGAKIIVIDPRETATCSIADLHLKVKPGYDAALVNGMLKVIVEEGYVDRDFVERRTNGFEELADHLKKVSLAEVAALTGIAPDLIVQAARMYGEAETGMVFTARGVEQHASGVANVRNFLNLVLLTGKIGKPGCGYGAITGQANGQGGREHGQKADQLPGYRLLENPEHRAYIAKVWGFPEDQLPRKGVSAYEMMEAIDRGEIKGLIILGSNPVVSNPNAHLVERALKKLQFLIVIDLFESETARLAHMVLPGSAYLEDEGTMTQLEGRVLVRRAIKPLPGKARLDWKILCDIAHSLGKGEYFNYRNAEEIFDELRIASKGGKADYSGMTYSKLEERHGMFWPCPEESHPGTPRMFEERFEHEDGKARLAPIEHQNPKEVASRKYPYLLTTGRVLQHYLSGVQTRNTSELNSKYPEPMLEIHPAAAGEIGLVNGGHAKVTSKRGTIKLKVKFSGKIRQDTVFVPFHWGDEQCINRLTNPALDPACRMPEFKVCAVNITPV, from the coding sequence ATGAGCGATTTTTTAAAACATTTTCAAAAGCAGCAGACAGCCCTCCATCCCCGGGAAAAAACGACGAAAACGGAGTGCCCGTATTGCAGCGTTCAATGCACTATGAATCTGCATGAAGAAAAAACGATCATGGTCAGCCGTTATTCGGTTTCTCCCAACAAAGAGGACCCCGTGACCGAGGGGAGGTTATGCGTCAAAGGACTGAATGCGCATGCGCATACGATCGACGAGCGCAGGCTCAAATACCCGATGATTCGGGTCGGCGGCAAACTCCAGTCGCAGTCGTGGGAGGAGGCTCTGGATTGGATTCGCGGGCAAATTCAGGATGTGCAGCAGCGTTACGGGCGCGACGCGGTCGGGGTGTACGGAGGGGGAAGCTTGACGAACGAAGAGTGCTACCTGCTCGGCAAATTTGCCCGGGTGGCGCTGCAGACGAAATATATCGATTACAACGGGCGCTTCTGCATGTCGGCGGCGGCAGGCGCCTCAAATCTGACGTTCGGCGTCGACCGGGGACTGACCAATCCGCTGGAGGAAGTGCCTCTTGCCAAATGCATCATTTTGGCCGGCACGAACATTGCGGAATGTCAGCCGACCATCATGCAGTATTTCCGCAAAGCGCGGTCCGAAGGAGCGAAGATCATCGTCATCGACCCGCGCGAAACGGCAACGTGCTCGATTGCCGATCTTCATTTGAAAGTAAAACCGGGCTACGATGCGGCCTTGGTGAACGGCATGCTGAAGGTCATCGTGGAAGAAGGATACGTCGACCGCGATTTCGTGGAGCGCAGGACGAACGGTTTTGAGGAGCTGGCCGATCATTTGAAAAAGGTGTCGCTCGCCGAGGTGGCGGCCTTGACCGGCATCGCGCCGGATTTGATCGTGCAGGCTGCGCGTATGTACGGAGAAGCCGAGACCGGCATGGTGTTTACGGCGCGCGGTGTGGAGCAGCACGCCAGCGGCGTGGCCAACGTCCGCAACTTTCTGAATCTCGTCCTGCTGACCGGCAAAATCGGCAAACCGGGCTGCGGCTACGGCGCCATCACCGGCCAAGCGAACGGCCAGGGCGGCCGCGAGCATGGGCAGAAAGCCGACCAGCTGCCGGGCTACCGGCTGCTCGAAAATCCGGAACACAGGGCGTACATCGCGAAAGTATGGGGGTTTCCCGAAGACCAGCTTCCGCGGAAAGGGGTATCCGCCTACGAGATGATGGAGGCGATCGATCGCGGTGAGATCAAAGGATTGATCATTCTCGGTTCGAATCCGGTCGTCTCGAATCCGAACGCACATCTGGTGGAGCGGGCTTTGAAAAAGCTGCAGTTTCTGATCGTGATCGATCTGTTCGAATCGGAAACGGCCCGCCTTGCCCATATGGTGCTGCCGGGCTCCGCTTATCTCGAGGACGAAGGGACGATGACGCAGCTCGAGGGGCGAGTGTTGGTGCGCCGGGCGATTAAGCCCTTGCCGGGGAAGGCCCGGCTTGACTGGAAAATTCTTTGTGACATCGCCCACTCGCTTGGCAAAGGAGAATATTTCAATTACCGGAATGCGGAGGAAATTTTTGATGAGCTTCGCATCGCTTCGAAAGGCGGGAAAGCCGACTACTCCGGCATGACATACTCCAAGCTGGAGGAGCGGCACGGGATGTTTTGGCCTTGTCCCGAGGAAAGTCATCCGGGGACGCCCCGCATGTTCGAAGAGCGGTTCGAGCACGAAGACGGGAAAGCCCGGCTCGCGCCGATCGAGCATCAAAACCCGAAGGAGGTCGCAAGCCGGAAATATCCTTATCTGCTGACGACCGGACGGGTGCTGCAGCATTATTTGTCCGGTGTGCAGACACGAAATACGTCGGAGCTGAACTCCAAGTACCCGGAGCCGATGCTCGAAATCCATCCGGCGGCGGCGGGGGAAATCGGGCTCGTCAACGGCGGTCACGCGAAAGTGACCTCCAAGCGGGGAACGATCAAGCTGAAGGTCAAATTTTCGGGCAAAATACGGCAGGACACGGTATTCGTTCCTTTCCATTGGGGCGACGAGCAATGTATCAACCGG
- a CDS encoding MFS transporter, which yields MDVKSFRKAGHTPSLLSAFLYFDVSFMIWVLCGAMALYITKDFGLTDAQKATMVALPSLGGAILRIPMGILADRIGCKKTGIIGMLITIIPLLWGWLGGSNLDQVHAIGLLLGIAGASFGVALPLASRWYPPQYQGIAMGIAGAGNSGTAIATFFGPKIAETYGWHAVFGFAIIPLVLILISFLFMAKDSPNQPAPKKLGDYLSVFRYGDTWWFCLFYALTFGGFSGLANYFSIFFYDIYGDKAMAGGLTKVEVGYLVTITVIAGSFFRPIGGYIADKMGGMKFLQILFACVTVFAFLVTTMPSSFVTMLLYTSVMMACLGMGNGSVFQIVPQRFQSEIGVVTGIVGAAGGFGGFLLPNYILGPLKQATGTHVAGFMTLASIALVVTLVFYAVSRSWRKSWATAESGVNF from the coding sequence ATGGATGTAAAAAGCTTTAGGAAGGCGGGGCATACACCCAGTTTATTGTCAGCATTTCTCTACTTTGATGTTAGCTTTATGATTTGGGTGCTCTGCGGAGCCATGGCACTTTACATCACCAAGGATTTCGGTTTGACCGACGCGCAGAAAGCGACGATGGTCGCCCTGCCGAGCCTGGGGGGAGCGATTTTACGGATCCCGATGGGGATATTGGCGGACCGCATCGGCTGCAAGAAAACCGGAATCATCGGCATGTTGATCACGATTATTCCTCTGCTGTGGGGTTGGCTCGGGGGATCTAACCTTGATCAAGTTCACGCTATCGGCCTCTTGCTCGGGATTGCCGGCGCCAGCTTCGGAGTGGCTTTGCCGCTCGCCAGCCGTTGGTACCCGCCGCAATATCAGGGAATCGCGATGGGCATTGCCGGAGCAGGCAACAGCGGAACGGCGATCGCGACGTTTTTCGGTCCGAAGATTGCAGAGACTTACGGTTGGCACGCCGTGTTCGGGTTCGCCATCATTCCGTTGGTTCTCATTCTGATTTCCTTCCTGTTTATGGCGAAAGACAGCCCGAACCAACCGGCGCCGAAAAAGCTCGGAGATTACTTGTCGGTGTTCCGGTACGGGGATACATGGTGGTTCTGCTTGTTCTATGCGCTGACGTTCGGCGGCTTCAGCGGTCTGGCCAACTACTTCAGCATTTTCTTCTACGATATTTACGGCGACAAAGCGATGGCCGGCGGGCTGACCAAAGTGGAGGTCGGGTACCTCGTTACGATCACAGTTATCGCGGGAAGCTTCTTCCGACCTATCGGAGGATATATCGCCGACAAGATGGGCGGCATGAAATTTTTGCAAATATTGTTCGCCTGCGTAACGGTCTTCGCGTTTCTGGTAACGACCATGCCGAGCTCCTTCGTGACGATGCTGCTGTATACGAGCGTGATGATGGCTTGCCTCGGAATGGGGAACGGATCGGTGTTCCAAATCGTACCGCAGCGCTTCCAAAGCGAGATCGGCGTTGTGACGGGCATTGTCGGAGCGGCCGGCGGTTTCGGCGGGTTCCTGCTGCCCAACTACATCCTCGGTCCGCTCAAGCAGGCTACGGGCACGCATGTTGCCGGTTTTATGACCTTGGCGTCCATCGCTCTCGTCGTAACGCTGGTGTTCTATGCGGTATCGCGCAGCTGGAGAAAATCATGGGCTACCGCGGAGAGCGGAGTCAACTTCTAA